The DNA sequence CCAAATCAGCTCCATGGGCAGAGGAGCCCTAGATAAATCACATCGAACCAGTGCATCGAAGCATCCGCTTGGAATATTGGGGAGAAGGGAAACCCCCTCCAGCTGAAAGTATGTGCACCTAGAGGCtgccaagggctgggctggagccaaGGGGAAATCAGATGGAAAACCTGGAGCAGGGAACAAACCCCCGTGATAATGGAGagctgggagatgctgggggTGAGAGGAGCTGAGCCCTTTGCAGGAGGGGAGACTGGGAATTAGTGTGGGGGAGAACCAGAGGCTGGAAATTAGTGGGATGGAATCTTTGGCTCCGTGTCTATCCGTCGGAAAGGCTTGGACGGCTCCTGACAGGGGATAATGCCAAGGAAACCTTCCCAAATATCCCTGGAGAACAGGATGGGTGGGATTGGAAAACCACCTGAGGTAGGCTGCCTGGGATGGGTGGTGGATTCAGCCCTGCTTCAGGGGCCAGTCAGACCAAGGGTGTGGATTCCACTGTGTCCATGAGGTGTCCAGGATTCCCTCTCCTGGGGAGCCCACTGGGGAGCCCTTGGCTGGCATTGGGGATAGAAAACTACTGCCAAGGATTGGGACGAGGGACAAGGTGGTCACAGAGGGCAATCTGGGCTTCCCCCTCAGCTGGGCTTTACAGGAGCAGGTGTTACACCTAATGGTGAAGAAGAGTTGGGAAGAGGCACTACTGGAGCTGGAGGGATCCTGTCAGGAAAATGGACAAGCCAGAACACTGGAGGGAGTGATACAGCCACCTCATGGCACAGGGATGAGCCATTTCCCAAATAACACTTGGTGTGGAGGTGCAGAATATGGGGACAAGCAGGAGCAGCATCATCCAACACTGAGCCAAAAAAACTGGGAAAACCTGGGACACCTGATTAaatttccctgggagaaaaatCCCTGAGGTCTGCACAAAACAAGGGAAGCCCTGGCTAATCCCTGAAGCCGTGGTCAATCCCTGAAGCTCCAGTGATCCCTGAAGCCGTGGTCAGTCCCTGAAGCTCCAGTGATCCCTGAAGCCGTGGTCAATCCCTGAAGCTCCAGTGATCCCTGAAGCCGTGGTCAATCCCTGAAGCTCCAGTGATCCCTGAAGCTCCAGGGCCGCTGGGATTTGCTGGATGTGAAACCCGAGGGTCCGTCTCGCCTTTCTGCACCGATCAATTAAATCCATGCAGGAAACTGGGTCAAATCCAGGGAGGGGACTGCTGCCCTCAGCTGGCTCCACACCCCAGCAAGGCTTGGAGCTGGGGGGGCCACTCTGTCCCCCCAAATGGAAGGCCAGGGGGAGGTCATTCCAAGCCTTCCCAGTCCCATTCTGCCTGCACAAGGAAGTCCtgtgttttccttaaaaatctTGGAGCGATTTTGAATAACACTCCCCAGCTTTTGAGGGGTCACCATGTGGCTGAttccctctctgcccttcccacagGTGTCCTGCTTGCCGTGTGCCACGCGCTGGAGGACACCACGGCAGCGCAGAATGGTGAGTTTTGCAGTGGGAATTGTGAGGTGTCTGCGTTGCCAGCCTGCCTGGAATCAGCCACATGGACGCTCTGGCATCCCACACTCCTCCCTGTGGGATAACACGGCCCTGGGTGGCATCCTAACCCCACAGGGTCTTGATCCCTAAGGGAAAACTGGATGCTATGGTGGGTGTTGTCCATGCACCTGGTCTAGGAGGGGAAGAGTCCTGAAAATCCCAGTGCACAGCCACTTGGAAGTGTGGTCCCACTGGGAAGCTGCTGGTGCCTAATGCTCCCACTGGCGCTGGGACAATAAACTGGCTCATTCATGGAAGTGGCACAATGGACTGTGGCAGCTCAGGGCCCTTCGCTCCTGGCACGACTCCGACGGGATGTGCCAGCCTCAGGAAGGGCTATGGGCAGCCAGGGATGGGAAACCTCCCTTTGGGAATGGAAACCCTCCTTTGAGGGCTACAAACCCTCCTTTGGGGCTGGGAAACCCTTTCCTTTGGGGTCTGGAAACCCTCCCTTTGGGACTGTGAAAGTCTCCCTTTGAGGCAGGAAACCTCCCTTCGGGGCTTGAAAAGGGGATGGTTCCATGGCATCATTTGGGAAAGTGGTGCCAGGAGGCTTCAGAGCAAAaccctctggcagtgctggcacccTGAGGATGTTGGCAACCCCTTTCCAGATGGATGTATGCCCAACCTTCCTTTGGGGCTGGGAAACCTTCTTTTGGGACTGAAAAATGGGATGATTCAATGGCATTACTTGGGAAGCATTAAGGGGAAAGGCGCTGGGAGACTTTGGAGTGAAATCCTGCGGCAGGGCAGACATTTGGGACCCTGAGGATGCTGGCAGCCCCTTTCCCAATGAATTCGTGCTcatcccaggggctgcagggtggaAGCTGATCTGAGAGGACACTGCAGGGACAAGGATGGATCcatggggtgggaggaggaggagttggCTGCAATGTGGGCAACAGCTGGGAACGCTGAGGCTTAACAGGACCCGGAAGACCCTGTGAGCTGTGCTGGATCCAGGGATGCACCACAGAGACACACTGCCTCTTCCAACCCTGCTGATCCACCTTCTCCAGTCCCTGGAGGGCTCCAAGCCCAGAATGGGGCGGACAGGCTTGGATTTGGGGGTTAAAACCCCAAAAAGGGGTAGTTTTTGAAGATAGTCCAGCCAGAAGGAGGTATCTGGGCTCTCTTAGGATAAAacccatccctggggacagagGTTGTAAGGGTTTTCCTGGCAAGGCGCTGATTTCAGCAGCAATTCCAACTCTGAACTCCCAAATCCCAGCGCCCCACAGATGCTGCCACCAGCTCCGACAGCTCCAAACCTCCACTGATGCctcttcccagccctggagtCAGGGATATGGTAATATCCCTGTGGGAGCCCTCCCGCTCTGTGGTTCTTCACCTGGCCTCCCTGAGGACCCGGAAGCATTCTGCATCCATGGGTTTAATTACCCTGGCCTGCCATAAATTCATGGCACAGGAACTTGAGGTGGCTTTGAAACGACAGCAATCGGATGTGCTTTATTCCCGGGATAATCCCAGCACAGGATATTTGTTTCCCATGTCTGTAATTCAAACCAGCATGGAATGTAATGGAAAACaggatcccagcacagccaccgGCTCGGTCAGAGCTTCAGCCGACTGCAGCATTCTTTAACTCTCTCCTCCATTTTAAGCTCTTTAGGAAATTCCTTCAGGATTATTTTTGATGCTGGTTTAAGCAGGACCTGTCTGGCCTCCTTTGGATGGTCACTGGACCATACCCCACATGCTGATCCCAAAATAAAGGCAGCCAGCCCTAAAACAGAGCTACTGACACCTGGATAGGTGCTGGGCTCAGGAAATTCcctaaaaatgcctttttgtctttggttttgcttcCAGCTCCAGGCCCACCCGTGGCAGCAGCTGTGAGGTCCCACTTCAATGACTGTCCAGATTCCCACAGCCAGTTCTGCTTTCACGGCACCTGCCGGTTCCTGGTCCAGGAGGACAAGCCAGCATGTGTGTAAGTGCTGGGAAAATCTCCAGGATGCAGTTCCTGGGGTACCCTTGGTGTCTTCCCTTTGCTGTTCATGAGGGTCCCCAGAAAGCCGAGTTGAGCCTGGTTTTGTCGGGCTCCCAGCAGGTTCTGGGGCTGACTCTGGTGTCCATCCCGTGTGTCCTTGTTCCCAGGGCTGACTCTGCTGTGcctcctgtgtgtccccagtCCCAGGGTGACTGTGCTGTCCCTCCTCTGTATCCCTTCTCAGGGCTGTCTCCCATGTCTGTCCTTGGCCCCTGGGCTGTCTCTGATGTCCAGCCcatgtgtcccctccccaggtGTGTTTCCAATCCTGGGGATGACTCCCATGTCCCTCCTGTGTGTCCCTGATGCTGGGCTGACTCCGGTGTCCATCCCATGTGTCCTCTCCCCAAGGGGGTCCCTGTTCCCAGAGCTGACTCCAATGCCCATCCCGTGTGTCCCCTCCCTGAACAGGTCCCAGGACTGACTCTGAAGTTCCTCCTGTGTGTGCCCTCCCCACACGGGTCTTTGTTCCTCGGGCTGACTCCAATGTCCATCCCATGTATACCCAGTCCCAGGGCTGACTGATGTTGCTCCCATGTGCCCCTGCTCCCAGAGTGTGTCCCTGTTCCTCGGTCTGACTCTGCAGTCCCTCCCATTTCTCCCTGATCCTGGGCTGACTCTGCTGTTTCCCGATCCCACAGTTGACTCCCATGTCCATTTCATGTGTCCCTGATCTGAGGCTGACACCGCTGTCCCTCCCGTGTGTCCCCTTCCCAAGGAAGTCCCTGTTCTTGGGGCTGACTCTGATGTCTATCCCATACATCCCTAGCTCTGGGGCTGACTCCGGTGTCCCTCCCTGGTGTCCCCTATCCTAGGGTGACTCTTCCGTCCCTGTAGTGTCTCCCCAATCCTGGGGTGACTCCACTGTTCCTGTTCCTGGTGCAGGTGCCACTCTGGGTATGTGGGGACACGCTGTGAACACGCTGACCTCCTGGCCGTGGTGGCCGCCAACCAGAAGAAACAGACGATCACGGCCCTGCTCgtggtggctgtggtggccTCAGTGCTGCTCATCTCTGTCTGCGTCCTCATCCAGTGAGTATCCAGAGCCGGGAGCATCCCAAGGCATCTGGCACCCCCTGGATACATCCCGAGGAGGGGGCCAAGACCCCCTGACCgttcccttcctgctcccttccagctgctgccgCCTGCGGAAGCGATGCCCGTGGTGCCGGGAGCCCGGAGGGGGCCAGGAGAAACCAGGGGGGCTCCTGAAGGGGGGCActtcctgctgccacactgagACAGGTGAGGACTGAGGGCACCTGAAGGGGTGGCACCTGCTGGTGTTCCAAGACAGGTGCCCAGGGCACCATGGTGGGACCCCAACAACCGGCACTCCGGGGTCTTACCCACTCCCCTCCCATTCCCCACAGGTGTGTGACAGAGCCAGGACCCCACCCAGGACCCCGAGAATGGCCAGGGACCTGCATCCAGGACCCTGGGAATGGAACAGcacctttcttctgcttttggtCTCATTTCTGGggtattttcccccttttcctctaTTTTCCACCACCACAGAAGATGGCAAGGCAGGAACGTGCTCAGCAGAGCTACAGAGCCGAGCCCTGGCCTTGTGCCACTGGGCTTTTCCTTTagttttggg is a window from the Pithys albifrons albifrons isolate INPA30051 chromosome 29, PitAlb_v1, whole genome shotgun sequence genome containing:
- the TGFA gene encoding protransforming growth factor alpha isoform X1; amino-acid sequence: MKSHKIPRAVAPEVRSLWEGTFAATRVLLAVCHALEDTTAAQNAPGPPVAAAVRSHFNDCPDSHSQFCFHGTCRFLVQEDKPACVCHSGYVGTRCEHADLLAVVAANQKKQTITALLVVAVVASVLLISVCVLIHCCRLRKRCPWCREPGGGQEKPGGLLKGGTSCCHTETGV
- the TGFA gene encoding protransforming growth factor alpha isoform X2, which translates into the protein MAGGPAALALGVLLAVCHALEDTTAAQNAPGPPVAAAVRSHFNDCPDSHSQFCFHGTCRFLVQEDKPACVCHSGYVGTRCEHADLLAVVAANQKKQTITALLVVAVVASVLLISVCVLIHCCRLRKRCPWCREPGGGQEKPGGLLKGGTSCCHTETGV